From the Callospermophilus lateralis isolate mCalLat2 chromosome 10, mCalLat2.hap1, whole genome shotgun sequence genome, the window CCTGAAGACCAGGAGAGAGATTCACTGTGGCCAAAGCTGTCAACTTTGGAGTCCCATTGTACAAGGCTCAAGGGGCAGGAGTCTAGACTTACACTGAACAGGAGAGGGAGGAACCTCAGGCCAAGCATTGGACAGGATGGCTGCCTGGCGCCTGCCCTTTCCCTGAGGCCTgcctctttttttccttcctcctcctacattaaattttcttttttccgaTAAATCATTTGAACATCAATCTTATTATACAATCTGAGAAACAAATTTATTTAGACCATCTCTGCTATGGCAGAGAAAAGAGGGCAGGGGGAGGAGACTGAGAGGAAAGAGTCTCTGATGTCGCTGGCAGGTGGGGGCAGAGGACAGTGCTGGTGGATCCAGAGGAGCTCCTGGCTGGAATCCGCATGGACAAGCCTGAGCCAGTGGGCACGCCTCACTTCCGAAGCTGTCTTGGCGTCCGCTTCCGGACAGGTGGCCGCGCCACGATGTCGGGATGCTCAGACCTGCTGGGGTCTTCTGGCTGTGCGCTGGCCCGCCTGTCTCACGAGGGCATGTACCCTGGGGCCACTCTGAAGAGGAACCTAGGGGGTCTGTGGCCTCCGGCCATCGGAGCCACTCTTCTTTGGGCCGCGGGCCTTTGGAAGCAGGGCACACAGCAGCAGAGCTGGCGCAGGCAGGTGGCCATCCTCCTGGTGAGCCCCCTCCAGCCCGTGCTTCTCTCCTGGGCCTGCCCAGTGGACAGATCCTGGGAGGCCGAGCTGCCGCCTTCTGCCACCCAGGTTCGAGGGTTGGGCCTGAGGTACATTCGCCACTGGGGCCCCGGGTTCTGCTGGGGGGCTGCACTGGGAGGGGCTGTCCTCACGTCGAGGAAGCGGAGAGGAATGGTGGGCTCGCTGGCACTTGGCGCAGCGCCCTTCTGCCCTGATGGCCAGGCCTCCTGGGGCCGCTGCTGCTCACAGGGCAAGGCAAGGGCAGGCTCACTGGGGCACTTGCTGGGGCGGACACTGGGAGGACCCACAGCGGGGCCTGGGCAAGGCCCAATCGCCCCCAGACCCACAGGCTTCCTGGCCCAGAGCCCGCAGCCCACCCCCTGGCGTCTCTGGTGCTGGAGGAAGAGATAGGTGGCCATGGCCTCATCGAACTGGCGATTTGCCAGGGACAACCAGGCAGTACAGGGGTCGAAACCCATCTCGAACATGAGGGTCAGGATGGCGGGGTCTGGCAGCTGCCTGGGGAGTGGCTGGCTGGGACGACTGGGTGAGGGGTCCTCAGCCTGGCTCAGCCACGGGTGCCCCATTACCTGCTCTAGGGTGGGCCTCTGGCTGGGGTCCACCCTGAGGCTTTGCAGGATGAGGCTGCGCACTCCCTGGGACACGTGCCCCGGGATGTGGAAACTTCCCTGCAAGATCCGCCCCCGCAGGCTCTTCTTGGTGCTCGCCCTGAATGGCCTTTTCCCAGTGAGGAGAAAATACAGGGTGACGCCCAGGCTCCAGACGTCCGCGGGGGGGCCCTCGAACTCCTTCCTTTTCAGGATTTCAGGGGCGCAGTATGGGAGCGTGCCCCGGAACTCCTTTAGCTTCTGCCCAGGTGTGAAACTCATGCAAAAGCCAAAGTCGATGAGCTTGAGGTGGTGGCCACTGGTATCCACCAGGAAGTTCTGTGGCTTGACGTCGAGGTGCACGAAGCCCTGCTGGTGGCAGTGATGCAGGACACGCACCATCGCCCTGAACACTCTGCGGACCTTCTCCTCTGGGAGGCCACCAGGCTGTGGGATGTGATGCTGGAGAGATCCCCCACCTGCATGCTCCATGACCAGGAACATGTTGTCCGGGGTTTCGATGACTTGGAAGAGCCGGATCTTGTTGCGGTGTTCCAGGGCCATCAACCCCTCGCGTTCGCATAGCGCGTGCTCCTTCCTCTCTGTCTTTGGCACCACTTTCACCGCCACCTCTGTCCCGGTCAGGAGATGGCGGGCTAGTACCACCTGTCCATACCTcccctccccaatggccctcaggaCTCGGTAGTGGTCGGTCAGGGCCCTCTCATAGCAGGAGCTGGGCCCCTGCGCCTCTACTCTACTCTCACTACTCTCTCCCTGCATTCCTAAGCGGAACACCAATTAAGGATACTAGCTATAAAGAGAAAATAACAAACCCACACAGAACACCAAAACCAACAACCGAaaagcaaaacacaaaacaaacaaacacccaaaacaaaaaaccaacagcAAACCACCACAACCACCAACCACCAACCACCAAATGCACTATCTATCTGGAAGTCCCGACAGGTCACTATCAAGAGCTTCCTGTACTCATGGACAAACACCCACCCACAGCCACACACTTATATAGCCGGTGTTGGGGATCACCTCACAGTGGCTTCTTGTGAGGTCGGAGCAAGAAATGACCCAGTGATGCCTTGGCATAGCCCCCAGGGGTCATCCCACTTTGGGGTCTCCAGGACCCCCTTGACTTCCATGATAAGAAGAACAAAAGACCCCCAGAAGGCTTTTGTCTCCCTTGGGTCCACAGGCGGATATTTGCCTGTGTAGGGACCAACACCACTAGGATGCTTCCATGGTCTCTGCATTTCAAGTCTGAAGATCCATAAGAACTTTCAGCTTTTAAAGACCTCATCCTATGGACAGCCAAAGTATTCAATTCCTCTTTCTTCCAATTCACAATGACTGGGAGTCCAAGGGACGGGGTGGCACTTCAGCTACACTGGGATGCTGTAACAAAACCCTCTGCTGCCTAAGACACTCTAGAGCTAGGCATTAACACCTATGGGgttgagagggagggagagagcatTCATCGTCATTTCCCCATAAGGCCCCCATCACATTTCTCACTAGAAACCCTGGAATGCAAAAGGGAGTGGGTTGATAGGTTCAAAGTGATGAGGGATCAAAGGAGGAAGCCCACAATCCTCGAACCAGCCAAAGTGTCTTTCCCACTGGGAGAAGCAATGGAGATGTCCCCACACACCTTGATCCCTTCCTGCTGCTGTTTTTAAGACAGATTCCTCCTCTAACTTACTCTTGTCTGCTCTCTGGACCACAGGGACAGGAAAGCTCATTAAAACACTGCCACACAGCTATGCAGGTTGGCACACGCCTACAATCTCTgcagctggggagactgaggctggatgcttccaagttcaaagccagctccagGAACATATCAAGGTACTAtccactcagcaagaccctgtcttgaataaaatataaaacgtaTCTGGGCATGTGTCTCAGTGGCTAAGCatacctgggttcagttcccaataacccccctaaaaaaaaaaaaaaaaaaaaaaaactatagtgtCCTCATAAATAAAGGCAAGGAATCTACCGAAATTTATAAGGACCATTCATGAGCCAATCTGAAGAGATACCACTAGTTAAAATTGGGATCATGTAAGCATATACAC encodes:
- the LOC143407941 gene encoding sperm motility kinase 2B-like yields the protein MQGESSESRVEAQGPSSCYERALTDHYRVLRAIGEGRYGQVVLARHLLTGTEVAVKVVPKTERKEHALCEREGLMALEHRNKIRLFQVIETPDNMFLVMEHAGGGSLQHHIPQPGGLPEEKVRRVFRAMVRVLHHCHQQGFVHLDVKPQNFLVDTSGHHLKLIDFGFCMSFTPGQKLKEFRGTLPYCAPEILKRKEFEGPPADVWSLGVTLYFLLTGKRPFRASTKKSLRGRILQGSFHIPGHVSQGVRSLILQSLRVDPSQRPTLEQVMGHPWLSQAEDPSPSRPSQPLPRQLPDPAILTLMFEMGFDPCTAWLSLANRQFDEAMATYLFLQHQRRQGVGCGLWARKPVGLGAIGPCPGPAVGPPSVRPSKCPSEPALALPCEQQRPQEAWPSGQKGAAPSASEPTIPLRFLDVRTAPPSAAPQQNPGPQWRMYLRPNPRTWVAEGGSSASQDLSTGQAQERSTGWRGLTRRMATCLRQLCCCVPCFQRPAAQRRVAPMAGGHRPPRFLFRVAPGYMPS